Genomic window (Tetrapisispora phaffii CBS 4417 chromosome 15, complete genome):
AAGTAGAGTTTGTGAATCTATCTTTTAATGGAGTTTGGAAACCTTCGCCTTCAGCCAAAACCAAGCCTGGACGAGCTGCTGTTCTTAGTTTATTTGCTTTGTAAGCTGCTACAGGACCGCCATATTTCTTCATGATATAATTGTAGTAATTTGGTTGATAGTCGTAGAAACCAGCCCTTCTTGCACCCATCCAACCGATGTTGAACAAAGTTTTCTTTAAAGTTGGATCATTAAGATTGATGATTCTTGTTTGAAAGATCTTAATTGGGTTGAAACTAATTGGATTGCCAATACCTAGTTTCAAGACTAGAGAAATAATAGCAACTTTAATGACATGCAATACGAAAAAAGCGATTTGAGCTAATGGAGTGTTGTAGTTAACTGTGatttcatcttttaatttttgagtCATATCAGGCAAGCCATACATTTCCATAAATGGTAACACCAAATATCTTGATATTTGATTTGATAAACAAATACCTGGTGTTGGAGAGATCATATCAGGTAGGTCTGTATATAACCAAAGTAACATTAAAGAGGTGTAAACTATTACATTGAAAGGTGAATACTCCCATTGAGGCACAATCAATTGACCTGGCCataattgttttatcaaAGGTTTAGATTCATCCAAATCTACTAGATATTGTGGATAATCAGCGTCATTATCGAACAGCAAACAAGCACCTTCGGATAAGTAACCTGGGTGATTagatttataaaatttggaAGGAACTCTCTTGTGGAAAATAGTTGGTCTTAGCACCATCAAATTTCCCAAGCCTGTTTTTGAGGTATCTGTGAAGATTGGTTCAATTTTGGTTTTAACAGTATCGTCCTCATTTATTTGGAAAGCGTAGTCGTGGTCAGCGTCACCGTTGAATCTAACGTATACTTCCATTATTGTAATGCGTGTAGTTGTCTTTTTCTGAGGGTAGTTTTAGTCCTATATAAAAGTATGTCTATATATACTAGAATAATTTATAGTGGAAGAAAAACTTGAATATAACTGAGAACGCCTTGTTGTGTGTTCCGAATAAATgagatgatgatttatttgatgaagTGGTTTTAGTAGATTGAAGTGTGCACATGTGtgtgcatatatatacaaataaatgaatatatgaaataattttccAGTTCGTTTAATCCATGCTATGAAATTggaataataattttttacatattgtaatttttaACGCGGGACAACAGTGAATAAGATTGTGTAGAgtatatgtgtgtgtgcgAGTGtgtgtttctttttcctcTCTTTCTTTCTACAGCTATTCTCTCGTGTTTCTGGTTCTggtttttgatttttcaatttcgaACGACAATTGCCGGCAAGAGGCAGATGCGGGGATATGTTTGCTTGGGCAGAAGTGTACGTGGGCGGATAAACACAGTCTTCGTCGACGAGAACTGTCGCTTTGTCCTTGTGCGACGTCGTCTGTGGATCGGCTGGAATGGAGAAAGAGGAGAGACACTTTCTTCCATCTAATGGACAATAGCTACGCAATATATTACTGCCATGCACACGCAGAAGTACATATAATCCGCTGTAAGGACCACTGCGTTTGCGGTGAGAGCAGACCGAGGAAAGATGTAAAAACACAATCATACACTAGTGCAGGACGTGGGCGGTGAATGTGAATGTGTTTTTCCAGCGTCCCTCAGATGCACGGGCACCACTGTCCATGAAGCAAAAAGAAGACACCCGCACACACACCCACACAGATATCTTTTGCTAACAATTAACCGGACCCCACAGTTAAATAGCCCATTGTTGGTAATTGCTGTtgtcattttattttaagaTTTTGGCTGAGAAACTTGCACAGCAAACGTAGATTGGGTGGTAACGCAGACGGCCTTCctttttcctttttcttttttctcttttctCCGTGTTTGTTGCTCGCCGTTAATAAGTATCACCACCATTGCGCCGGAGAGCAGAGCAGAGCAAAGCACATAAAACTATAATTACTAATCAACTGTGAGCAAATTCACCAATTCGTAAAAgttatttttgttgaatttttttttcattctcatttaaattttcacATGCGCCCTGCCCTCTAGCGATAAAATGTGTTCTGTAGTCAGCAGTTCATGTTTATGACACAGTGAAGAGCCGTGACTTCCTTAAACGCGTCGTCTGTATCCCGGGAATGATATAGCAATATAACGTATATTTGGTTCTTTGCTATCTCCGTTGTGTTATGTATATAAGGGGGGTTGGGAATAGACTGTGTTACCCGACTCTTCTTTGATACCCCCCATTCCACAATGATTGTGGCACCTTATTACCATTACCATCACCACACTTGTTGGTTTGTCTCGCAAATCTATCTCAATGCATCgatttcttttcttttccttACTGTTTCTGGCAAGGGGGTTCTCTCAATTCTTTCGATCCACGGAAAACGTTTTTAATTACTATGTTATTCTTTAGATTCTCCACCAACGAGTGAACCATTGGCGGCAATACTCTACCAAACCAAAATGAATCCATTGAATTCTTAGAAGGTTCATatttataatgaataaCATTACCAGCAAATTTATGACCACTGACATGCGAAATTATACCAATGTTGCTTCTTTTATCGAATTTCATGTATTCATCGACAAGTAACGGTGCGAGGTATCCACATCTGCAATCTCTCTCATTATGGCCACACACCAATATCCAATCATTTGTCAATTTTCTTCCTTCAAACCGTTTAGTAACGCCAACAATGCTGTCAGCCTTGGTTACCGTCGGTGTCTTAAGACCTCCTTTCTTTAAATAGTCTTGGAAATGTAATTGTTCACTTACtttcaaatctttaatGACATATTTGATAAACTCAACCGCTGTTGATTCATCATTCCTAATTGTATACAATTTCATATCAGGTATAACATAAATTAAAGCACTGTCATTTGTTGGGTTACCCCTAATTTCCGTGAACACATCTGTACTTTGCTTTAATTTCACAACGCTTGTCATTACCccattttttttgtatttattaatttcatttttaaataaaccTACTAAGTTGTATGGCCAAGAGTCATTCATTTCTAATCTACTACCCCAACCTTGCATCcaattatttgaatcatcatttttatcaataatCATTAAATGTTTCTCATAATTTGGAATCGGGGGCAGCTTTCCAACAGTATCAATTTGCTTATCTAGGGGTAATTTAAGattgattttattgaaaacttttaaattgtTGAATGATTCGATCGTCTTATACTTTATTTGCATTCTTTactaaatattatattattgcCGTATTGTATTAACACATTCCCGATCTTGCCTGTTGATCTCGATCCCTCATTTTTCTGTTTGTTAATTATTGATACGAATACTCTCgtttaaaatatacttCAAGAATGTTGAAAGTGTTATTCTAAAtacatagatatatatatctacatTGCACCAATGATGTATAATCTGTTCgaaaagaaattaacaCTAAACAAACGGAAGAGATATACCAAAAAGGGAATTTTCCGAATgctatatttatttttattttttgtcaAGAGAAACGAATGAATATAGATGATTTACTCTTATAAATACAAGAGCAAATCTAACTGGCTGgagaaaatattaatttattatttattaaagtagcatgttatttattatgGGTATATTCTTATTAAACTGAATCATCTATTGTTGATTTACTCTTTGTATTTCTAATCgtaaagaaattaatgCCCTTACGTTGATGTTCTTGTAATGGTTGCTCTGCAATATACTCGTCAGTATGCATTGGAGGGTTTGGTATTTGTTgattattcaattgttgaCTTGTGGTTCTATTCTTACGTGAaatagtgaaaaatttcttgaatCCCCTACTGTTGGTAGTATAAGAGTTAGATCTTCTTTGTGCTGTGCCATATATTGGATCGTATACATCATTCACTTGACTGATGCTATTATTGCTTCTCCTTTGGTAAACGTTATTGATATGCGTAACCGCAAGAGCAATCGCCTCGAGTAACGACAATGCTACGCTCGCCCATGCAATACCAAATAGATCGCTGCCTAGTTTGGAATGGTTTACTCCCGTCTTGTTGAACGCATTTCTTGCTAGGACACTTGCTGCAGTTTGCAAAACTACGCCAGTGacattaaataaacaacCAATGCTTACTAGAAGGAAACAAACTTTAGTAAACTCGTAGGAAAACCAGGATATTATGTATAAGAGAAACGTGATACCAATGAAGGCTAATGAAATCCAAAAGagacaaaaagaaaatctTGTTAAGTAATAGAAAGTATTTCTGTCATTGACGAATTTACTTGGTACATTAATGGTTGTATGGAAATTATCCACAGGAGAAATGGGGGCTGCCGGTGACAAATTCGACCCACAATTAGTTTCATCACCATTCTCTACTCCACAAGCTCCCCAGAAGGTCCATCTTGTTACGTCCGGTGCATTGGGTATGTTCGCTGTGTCAGCCTCGACCCAGTAGAAGTTGTTAATGGGATAGTCATTCGTACTCCCAGatataattattagaaTCAACAGTAGAGTATTTCCCGCTAGGAACAACAACGTCGAAAGCTTAACCAAAATAGACATGTATCTGTTCATGGTGTATTTATTGCCTGTTTACGTATGTGTTTACGCTGTACGACTATGCATTCGTAGCTACGAATGCATAAATTCAATACAAGAGATCTTAAACATCACattacatttatatatatttgtaactTCAATTAGTGTATTTTTACCCCTCCAGGAAGTGATTAACTGAAAAGTGCAATGACAGAGATGTCAAATATTCTAGGGTTGTAACCATATACTGTTTACACTTTCCATAGTAAGAATGGCGGATATACAGAAGATCTACTACTGGATGTATTGAACTTTTCATATCGAACTATACTATTTCAATAAGATGCACACATACTGTAAACCCACATTAATACGGTACTTTATCAGTTGCAAAATTACTGTGTTggttattgttgttgttattcCTATTGTCtgtttgtttgtttgtttgtttgttaAGATTTGTAGGTTTTTGTCACTATATCATGCCTTCGCAGTAAAAAAATTGGTCTTTTCTGTCTCCTCTCTATCTACCAAGACTGAGCATTATAACGACGCTCGtgcaaagaaaaaatttcatCCTAACATCATCTCGAAAAGGAAGAGAAggaaagaaagaaattttataaaatatgtattattgttattaccTGTTTCGTAAACAGACTGGATTTCAGTGAATAGACATAAGACATAAAAGTTGAAGATATTGTAAGTGATGATGATCTATGATATATGTAGGATTTTACATTTGAACTTTCTCCagtttgaatattttaatgtaATGGCTTATAGAGATGGTTCATGTCATCGCAGATAAATtgatagaaaaaaaaaaaatgaaggaaatataaatatattactatgtatatttatgtatGTTATATAAGTATGCAATGTTTATCTTTTATTGTCACCTGTGCAATCATAGTTTAGGCCTCTTCTCAGTGTGCCCACCCTCCATCtcaaataaatcatcattcAGATCAATATCGTCTGTTATTTCACTACCACCATCTCTATTGGTTCTTGATACATTTTGTCTTTCTTTGGTCTTATCTCTCTCTATGCTCAGGGGAATCATTGAAAGTTGATActctttctcttttttattattatcactGTTTTTATCAAAGTTAAAATTACTCTTGGGGCCAAGCAACtcatttcttttcttcataCACCATAGTTCAATGTCATGTACACTAGTTTCTTCTTTGCCGTCATGTATGGTTTGCAAAATATCATCTATGCAATCTAGGTAGCCTTTATGTTGTAGAAGTGACTTCTTCTCGTTTGATAACCTGTATAGTTTAGCTACACTGTTAGCAGCAGATTTAAACTCtcttgaaatttcattttgtaAATGATCAATAGTTTGTACAGTAGGTGGTTGTTCAGGAGGCAGACACGCTTCTAAATTCTGCAGTTTCTCCATagttttcaaatatatttgtaacTTTTGATTTACTTAATGAAAGATGGGATTGTTGGATATATTCATAAACGGAATAACTAAGCATTCTTAAATATAGTATTTACTTCtaaactttaaatatatgtaataattttaaaaaaagattattatGCGtaacaataattaaaaaagttaaTGTCTCCCGGGGGCGAGTCGAACGCCCGATCTCAAGATTACTTTGTTATCACATTACAGTCTTGCGCCTTAAACCAACTTGGCTACCGAGAGGATATTTTGTAGTCTAACTTcgaaatttataattactaacaatattattcGGGGAATATCTGGTCAAATCATAATACCATAGATATTTGTGGAGTAACAAGCTTATgtgtggagaaacaagcttatgttggttagttccaacatctaagttagtgtcattagccacttcagttgctctagtatagtccatcttctttatagttaaataatcgattggtcctttattagtgtatttaaactattctatatagagttagaagccctccttatatatgagttgaactgacagttgaatgaacacgtacacatgttcattcatcctcctaagatctttagtgctgtattgtacatctgtgtttatcgcgtagccatttacattgtagtgagtAAATTTTCACCAACCACTTGGAAGTATTGTTCTAGtaccttctttccattagtaagtgatctattagttctggactcaaagtgtacataaacacttagttctgtcacatacactacaataattctgacaNNNNNNNNNNNNNNNNNNNNNNNNNNNNNNNNNNNNNNNNNNNNNNNNNNNNNNNNNNNNNNNNNNNNNNNNNNNNNNNNNNNNNNNNNNNNNNNNNNNNNNNNNNNNNNNNNNNNNNNNNNNNNNNNNNNNNNNNNNNNNNNNNNNNNNNNNNNNNNNNNNNNNNNNNNNNNNNNNNNNNNNNNNNNNNNNNNNNNNNNTGTTGGAAATGAGACTGGTCGTATAAGTgactatacgataccagatattacctctaTACGAGACTATTGTTGcaaacctgaaacaatagtgcctgcaagaatgtaatagcagaatttctaatgcataaatagcactgtagaaccatcagtcTGCCGTACATGTTCAATtcgacgacgtcgtctcgttggacagaacggtagattgaaatattatgtatatataaaccccggtaatcaatagctaataattcattgatccaggtccaagagaccagagaggttaatttagatataaagtatataatctaacaacattttaatatattaaggCAATGAACACAACTGTTGAGCACtctggtctcttggacctggatcaatgaattattagctattgattaccggggtttatatatacataatatttcaatctaccgttctgtccaacgagacgacgtcgtcgaATTGAACATGTACGGCAgactgatggttctacagtgctatttatgcattagaaattctgctattacattcttgcaggcactattgtttcaggttgGCAACAATAGTCTCctaaagaggtaatatctggtatcgtatagtcacttatacgaccagtctcatttccaacacagagagattaatctaattatagagtatataatttaactacattttaatatattaaagcaatgaattcaacTATTGAGCAGTATAGTCACTTATACGAACAGTGTCATTTCCAACAAGTGCCAATGTATAGCAGCATACGTCTCTTTTTTGAACGGCAGTTAGGTTAATCTTAAGTTCAATTGACATTAAATTAGTAGCGCAAGTGGTTTAGTGGTAAAATCCAACGTTGCCATCGTTGGGCCCCCGGTTCGATTCCGGGCTTGCGCatgtattttttgttttcttgaCGTTATAAATTTGCAACTTAAtcatatttgaatattatttttgttccaatttatatatttaatagtAGTTCCATTGTAGAATCCTCATGTTGGGGTGTCAAAGTTCACTTTGATATCAATCCAATAGAAGCGATTGTTAGTAATACCGTAACTGCGGCTCATATTGTTCATATATACATCCGTTATATCTCTAAGCACTTTGTTTAGTTGTGAGACTGATTGGccttttattatatatatttgcaATAATTATGACAAACTCAATAAGACCTTAAAGCAAGAAatcttttctttatataccTGAGGACCTGGTTTGGTAATTAAGTTATTTATCAGCTCAATCTCCAGCCCCGTAACTAATGCATGGtctttttatcattatacTATCTTCTAATCTTGTTAATACCATAGTGTCAATGATTGTTTATAGAATATTCCAAAGTCATGATTGTcgtaaatatatatattacataAGATTGGTACTATTTCGACCACTTTGGAACTTACTCACACTGATGattcttatatattttctataaATGACTTAATTCATTGCATTGCATTTCTGGAAacttaatattatcatcttTGCAGTATAACCTTGTCACTGGAATAAGATATAGTttgttgaatatttatatttctacaaaattaaaacaataaaatgtAAGGGAagtaatgaatatataactatcttgaaatatttaaaagagtAAAATTAACCATACTTATGGTTAACATCAGTGGAGAACTATGATGTTGCTGAGCGTTTCCAATCAAGGTGTACTTTCAGATACCTTTTGCTTGAATTGTTGTATTAGATCGTAGCAATTCAATGGTTTACCTGAGTTATCTAGCAAACATTTCAGCAATTCTCTTCTTACACctttatcatcatctaaTGATTGCAATGTAATCTTCTTTTCACTgtctttattttcaaatagtgataatcttttatttaattcttcaattttattttgtaaaagTTTAGTAGAGAGTATAGGTTCTTTTGTAGAATCTTCAGTGTTTGAGTTCAATGAAAGTTCCAACTTAGTCTCgaattttttcaaagtatcttcttctaattgGCTCAATCTATCTGAGACTCTCTGCTCGATGTATCTTTCTGCAATTTGACTTCTAGTATAATCAGTTTCCTTCGAGGATTCTAACGTTGCAAGTAGTGATTCTGAAAAATCTACTTGGGATCTGGGTATAAATACCTGAGTTTCCGAAGACTTCGAAGCTTGTCCGCCCATGATCaaattattgttgttcttGTTGTTGAAGATCTTGTACTAACAGAATTCCACAAATTGCTATTGAACCTCTATTATGCCTTTGTctaaaacaatatatatttgtgtCTGTTTATATTTACCTGGATCGACTATTCGACCCTTTGCAATCGATGTATATATCAATTGCAAGAGGTTCAATCATTTGGCAAACTACTAGTCCAATTATGTGGAGTGCTTTCTAACGATTTGGCTCAACGGACCAATTAGAAATTCTATCACTGTGAACGACAAAAAGACGTAAACTGTATATCAGTCATCGAGTAAACGTCAGTAAATATTTGCTTATTTGGTGGAGTACATCTTCTAAGGATAGATATAAAACATATTTACTATGGTTATAAACATATACGTTTTCTTTGGGAAAGATTGGGTAATATCAAGCTGATTATATCACTAAGTCGGTCTTGCATAAGATGTGGAGAAGTTAATGAGTTCTCTTCGTGACTTCAGATTACCAGAATGTGTCGATGACAGTTCACAGTGGGTAAGTGACATTCATTGTTCTAGAGCCACTTTTGCTTCTCGTTTCGTGCCTTTGTTAGGACTTTAATAGTCAGCAATATATGTTGGAAAAATACCGTTATGCTTCGCTAGAATAGCAGCGAAAAAATCATAAACAGATTTATCTTATAACGAGACTCCGTCACCACATATAGTcgtattttaattttacatATTGAATGTAGCAGCATGGGAGCTTCCTTGTAAATGAATGATGGGAATATACATCCTTCCTTGTTGGTTCTGCTGTTATCTTGCAATATCTTGAAATatcttgaaatataaataacagGATTAATTTACTTCAAATCTGAAGGTTAAACTGATAATTTGGAGTATGCCATACATATTTGATATCATTttccaaaagaaaaataaaatacttCAAATTTATATGTCTAAATATCAGCTTTTGGGAAAGCTTAATGTCCATTTCCCagataaataaatgttCTCGGACAGTTCGAGGTAAGCCTGAACCTTAAATAGCCATATCGGAGTTTATTGAGTTCATAAGTGTGACACCATCGATCATGTAAGTTGTTTAAGGTGTCTGACACCTCTTTCACCATTGTTTGTCACTCTTTAGAATATTGCACCTTTTGAATCTTAAGCGCGATGTTTGAAAAATGCATTGACATAAAAGAACTGATTATGCAATTATAAAATCTGAAGATTCCACTGTCGACTGTATGACTATTAAAGGGTAAACTACTGCTCTAGAAGGATTCTCATACACCTTGATCGGTATAAGAGTGGCTTTCAATTGGCACATGCTGAAAAACatggaaaatattttattaaaacgTCATAGTGAAACTCATTTCGCAAATATTAGCTATGGTTACTACGTGTTGATGATATGCATATtgtatattgttttttattacttttaaGAAGATATGTTGTCATAAAGGAAAATACTACTAAAATAGTAAGAGCTGTTTACGACTTGAATCCATATGTTCACATGTTACTAATTGGTTTCGCAATAGTCATTCCATTTTATGATCCCAAGTATTCAAAGCCTACTGTATTCTTCAAAAGACTTGGAAGACTGAGCTATGTTCTCATTACTCTCAATCTCATACTCATGTTGAGACCTAATTGGTTACTAACTAAAAATTATACGTATACAGATTTTATTCCAATTCATAAATGGCTATCTCGATTCATTGTGATAATTTCGTTGGTTCATGGTATTGCATTTTTGATCTGGTGGAAGGTCAATCCAAGTCCAACTGTTTCTATAAACATCAAGTTACAAAACAATTACAATGCAGTAGGGTTGGCAATATCGATAATATCTGTAATTTTGATGGTTTTCTCATTAGGTCCATTAAGAAGATGGAATTATAATgtgttttatatattacacaacttttcaaatattgcatttgtattttttacCCCAATACATGCAAGACCTGGAGTCTCCATCCcatatttcattataaatattacGATATTGGCTGCAATAtgttatcaaaaaattattaatgcAACAGCAGTCCAACTTGTAAGTAGAGAGAGCTTCACACATCATCATGAAGCCCAATCATTAGTTTGCGTGAAACTAGAAAGAAAAGCAATTGGATCTGAATTCATACCTGCGTGTCACATTAGAATTAGCTCATATAGTATCATAAATCCATTATATTGGCTCTTGCCATCTCATCCATATACTGTTATATCTCTACCGACAGATGATCATATTGAATTAGTGCTGTTAGAACATATTTCGAAAAGTTCCTTCAGATTGCATATGGAACGAAATTACACAGTAGTAAACGAATTTAATCCATCAGTTCCAAAAATATGTTTAACAGAGGCTAATCGGATATGTATTACTTGTGCCGGTACTGGGATATCGTTTGGTTTACCATTGtatagatattttttaaagaaattgcAAAATGGTGAACAAGATATTCAATACATAAAATTGGTATGGATAGTTAAGCACAAAATGTCTTTGGAGCTGTTTGAAAAACTCACATCAATTACTAATCTAATGAAtgataattgttttttaagAAACATTGAAGTTTATATCACTAATTCAACTCAAGCTGTCAGtaattttgatgatgataacaTTGAGTTGCAAGATatgaattcaattgaaaatagcATACAAGACAAATACAATTTTGGAAGTATAAAATTTGGGAGAAGAATCGATTGGGCTACAGATTTATCAACTTTTGTTGACAAAACTAACGGTACTGAAAAAACGTGGTTGCTGGCATGTGGTCCTGACTCCTTTGTTAAATCTTCTAAAGTTTATGCAAGTAAATCTGGAATTAACTTTGCTTCAGAAccatattctttttaaaagctaatataaatagaatCTACCATTATTAGATAAAGAATATGCAATTTAACAAATGAAAGGAAACTACTTGTTTTGCATAatctatataattttacgaaaatatattcataaatCACGTAATTAAatcataaatataacatttctttaaatataatatttttctaaatataatttatttacaaataaCTCATAGTATTTCTATCAGCGTTTGACCAAAAGTCTGAATTGTCTAAGTCGGCAATTCCTTCAAAACCTATATTATCAATGGGTAAAAAGTCAGTCGAGCCTAAATTACCAGGAATTGCAGGATCTTCTAAATTCATTCCAAATACTTCAACTAAACTATTTGGGTTGAGAACCATTCCATTAAAGTTGGAATTTTCAGCTATAAACTCTTCAAAATCTGGTGCAAATTGTGTTACAGTATTTTGGTTTGGCGGATTATTTTCCATGTTAACTGAGGAACTCGTTGCTTGATCCATATTATCCAAAAATTCTATGCCGCTATTAAATCCATTAATTTGTGGATTAGAATCCATTGTCATTGATTGGTTTACTGTATCAGTAT
Coding sequences:
- the AIM14 gene encoding putative metalloreductase (similar to Saccharomyces cerevisiae YGL160W; ancestral locus Anc_1.379), coding for MHIVYCFLLLLRRYVVIKENTTKIVRAVYDLNPYVHMLLIGFAIVIPFYDPKYSKPTVFFKRLGRLSYVLITLNLILMLRPNWLLTKNYTYTDFIPIHKWLSRFIVIISLVHGIAFLIWWKVNPSPTVSINIKLQNNYNAVGLAISIISVILMVFSLGPLRRWNYNVFYILHNFSNIAFVFFTPIHARPGVSIPYFIINITILAAICYQKIINATAVQLVSRESFTHHHEAQSLVCVKLERKAIGSEFIPACHIRISSYSIINPLYWLLPSHPYTVISLPTDDHIELVLLEHISKSSFRLHMERNYTVVNEFNPSVPKICLTEANRICITCAGTGISFGLPLYRYFLKKLQNGEQDIQYIKLVWIVKHKMSLELFEKLTSITNLMNDNCFLRNIEVYITNSTQAVSNFDDDNIELQDMNSIENSIQDKYNFGSIKFGRRIDWATDLSTFVDKTNGTEKTWLLACGPDSFVKSSKVYASKSGINFASEPYSF
- the GSF2 gene encoding Gsf2p (similar to Saccharomyces cerevisiae GSF2 (YML048W); ancestral locus Anc_1.496) → MEVYVRFNGDADHDYAFQINEDDTVKTKIEPIFTDTSKTGLGNLMVLRPTIFHKRVPSKFYKSNHPGYLSEGACLLFDNDADYPQYLVDLDESKPLIKQLWPGQLIVPQWEYSPFNVIVYTSLMLLWLYTDLPDMISPTPGICLSNQISRYLVLPFMEMYGLPDMTQKLKDEITVNYNTPLAQIAFFVLHVIKVAIISLVLKLGIGNPISFNPIKIFQTRIINLNDPTLKKTLFNIGWMGARRAGFYDYQPNYYNYIMKKYGGPVAAYKANKLRTAARPGLVLAEGEGFQTPLKDRFTNSTFKTMEEKKKFVLSEEYYIELEKNLKENIDLCEGDIGKMNNEIRRFRRFGLYEVSPKLRQLVLDRKSVEPEAIIDGLPAPTKPDTKEEKKEK
- the SUR7 gene encoding Sur7p (similar to Saccharomyces cerevisiae SUR7 (YML052W); ancestral locus Anc_1.501), which codes for MNRYMSILVKLSTLLFLAGNTLLLILIIISGSTNDYPINNFYWVEADTANIPNAPDVTRWTFWGACGVENGDETNCGSNLSPAAPISPVDNFHTTINVPSKFVNDRNTFYYLTRFSFCLFWISLAFIGITFLLYIISWFSYEFTKVCFLLVSIGCLFNVTGVVLQTAASVLARNAFNKTGVNHSKLGSDLFGIAWASVALSLLEAIALAVTHINNVYQRRSNNSISQVNDVYDPIYGTAQRRSNSYTTNSRGFKKFFTISRKNRTTSQQLNNQQIPNPPMHTDEYIAEQPLQEHQRKGINFFTIRNTKSKSTIDDSV
- the TPHA0O00570 gene encoding uncharacterized protein (similar to Saccharomyces cerevisiae YJR056C; ancestral locus Anc_1.502) translates to MEKLQNLEACLPPEQPPTVQTIDHLQNEISREFKSAANSVAKLYRLSNEKKSLLQHKGYLDCIDDILQTIHDGKEETSVHDIELWCMKKRNELLGPKSNFNFDKNSDNNKKEKEYQLSMIPLSIERDKTKERQNVSRTNRDGGSEITDDIDLNDDLFEMEGGHTEKRPKL
- the AIM32 gene encoding Aim32p (similar to Saccharomyces cerevisiae YML050W; ancestral locus Anc_1.498) — its product is MQIKYKTIESFNNLKVFNKINLKLPLDKQIDTVGKLPPIPNYEKHLMIIDKNDDSNNWMQGWGSRLEMNDSWPYNLVGLFKNEINKYKKNGVMTSVVKLKQSTDVFTEIRGNPTNDSALIYVIPDMKLYTIRNDESTAVEFIKYVIKDLKVSEQLHFQDYLKKGGLKTPTVTKADSIVGVTKRFEGRKLTNDWILVCGHNERDCRCGYLAPLLVDEYMKFDKRSNIGIISHVSGHKFAGNVIHYKYEPSKNSMDSFWFGRVLPPMVHSLVENLKNNIVIKNVFRGSKELREPPCQKQ
- the MIC19 gene encoding Mic19p (similar to Saccharomyces cerevisiae YFR011C; ancestral locus Anc_1.370) yields the protein MGGQASKSSETQVFIPRSQVDFSESLLATLESSKETDYTRSQIAERYIEQRVSDRLSQLEEDTLKKFETKLELSLNSNTEDSTKEPILSTKLLQNKIEELNKRLSLFENKDSEKKITLQSLDDDKGVRRELLKCLLDNSGKPLNCYDLIQQFKQKVSESTP